The DNA segment CATGGCCGGGTTACAAGACATTTTGGCTATAGCTTCAAGATTCATTGTAATTAAAAGTGTTTTTGCTCCAACCTGAGCTGCAGCCCCCGCGGCTTCACTTCCTGCGTGGCCTCCACCAACTACAATAACATCATATTGAGGATCTAAAACGGACATTACTCTCTGTTTTTTAATGATTTAACTTACTTAAAAAATCAGTTACTTCTCTCTAAGATAAGAAATTGTTTTTTCTCTGCACTATTTGACAAAACTGAACACCTATAATTATAATGCAGCTAACCAATGTTTTCGTTAAAGACAACTATAGGTGAAGTTGCCCCAAACAAAAAAAGCTTCCATAAAATGGAAGCTTTAATTTGCGATCCGGAAGGGACTCGAACCCTCGACCTCCTGCGTGACAGGCAGGCGTTCTAACCAACTGAACTACCGGACCTTTTTGAGAGCATCAAATATACCAACCATATCGATTGGAAGTCAAGCTCTTTCTTAAAAAACTTCATTTCAAAAAAATGAGGATCACGAACTCAATCGTGACCCTCTTATCGGGATGGTAATGGAAAAAAACTTTTTCTTATTTCGCTAATTCTTTTTCCAGAGCGCTCAGCAGTTCTTCACTCTCTGGCTTAACTCCACTTCTAAACCTTCTTTGTAGAGAACCATTTTTATCAATTAAAAATTTCTCGAAATTCCATTTTATCTCTCCTTCAAAATCAGGATTTGATTGAGAAGTCAGGTACTTAAACAGCTCAGCCTGATCTTCCCCTTTAACTGATACTTTAGAGAACATTGGGAAGTCAACTCCATACTCAAGGGTACAGAACTGCTTAATCTCTTCATCGCTTCCTGGCTCCTGACCATTAAAGTTATTCGCTGGGAACCCAAGGATTATCAAGCCATCATCCTTATGAGCTTCATAAATATTTTGTAGGCCTTCATATTGAGGAGTATATCCACATTTAGAAGCCACGTTTACTACCAGGACAACTTTGCCTTTATACTCGCTCAGCGAAACTTCTTCGCCATCTATGTTTTGAACGTTGAAGTTATAAAAAGCTGTTTCAACGGTACCATTGCCTGAAGCCATTGCAAACATCATTAGAAGTGTTATAAAAATTTTCATTGAAATATTTTTTTCTTCGATCGTTAGTCTTTAAACTATTTCAATCAATAAAATCATTCCCAATGAATAAAGCTCTAATTAAATTTTCGCTGCTTACTGCTCTTTGTCTGATTCCTATCTGGGCAACTGCACAAATGTTTT comes from the Balneola sp. genome and includes:
- a CDS encoding glutathione peroxidase, translated to MKIFITLLMMFAMASGNGTVETAFYNFNVQNIDGEEVSLSEYKGKVVLVVNVASKCGYTPQYEGLQNIYEAHKDDGLIILGFPANNFNGQEPGSDEEIKQFCTLEYGVDFPMFSKVSVKGEDQAELFKYLTSQSNPDFEGEIKWNFEKFLIDKNGSLQRRFRSGVKPESEELLSALEKELAK